Part of the Paramisgurnus dabryanus chromosome 21, PD_genome_1.1, whole genome shotgun sequence genome, CAGTAAAGATTCAAAGAAACCAGTGATGGTCCAGGAGCCTGACAGAGAGGACTACACCAGTATCCCAGGAGTCCTCAGCCCATCTAACAGCACTGAACTCCTGTGTGACCCCAACTAACTGTCCTAGCACTACCGTAAATGTGTCCTTATACTGGAGATTTCTGCTGTTTGAATGTTTAATAcaaatgtgttgtgttttaaaacACAGATCCTCTTCTTAATcaatattattatcattaacTACAGTAGTTTATAACTGTGACAGTGAAGTTAACTGTAGTTTAACTTAAGGATGGTGAAGTGTCTGTGAACTCCAGGCTCGCGTGTTTGTAGTCTCGCGTGTTTGTGGCCTTGAGTGTTTTGTAGTCTTCGGTGTTTTGTAGTCTCGGGTGTTTGTGGCCTCAGATGTTTTGTAGTCtcgggtgtttgtagtctcggGTGTTTTGTAGTCTCGGGTGTTTTGTAGTCtcgggtgtttgtagtctcaggTGTTTTGTAGTCTCGGGTGTTTGTGGCCTCGAGTGTTTTGTAGTCttgggtgtttgtagtctcggGTATTTGTAGTCTTGCATGTTTGTAGTCtcgggtgtttgtagtctcggGTGTTTTGTAGTCTCGGGTGTTTGTGGCCTCGGCTGTTTTGTAGTCTCGGGTGTTTTGTAGTCTCGGGTGTTTGTGGCCTCAGGTGTTTTGTAGTCTCGAGTGTTTTGTAGTCttgggtgtttgtagtctcgcGTGTTTGTGGCCTTGAGTGTTTTGTAGTCTCAGGTGTTTTGTAGTCTCGGGTGTTTGTGGCCTCGGGTGTTTTGTAGTCTCAGGTGTTTTGTAGTCTCGGGTGTTTGTGGCCTTGGGTGTTTTGTAGTCTCAGGTGTTTTGTAGTATCAGGTGTTTTGTAGTCttgggtgtttgtagtctcaggTGTTTGTAGTCTCGGGTATTTGTAGTCTTGGGTATTTGTAGTCTTGGGTATTTGTAGTCTTGGGTATTTGTAGTCTTGCATGTTTGTAGTGTGAGGTGTTTGTAGTGTCGGGTCTTTGTAGTCtcgggtgtttgtagtctcaggTAACAACAAGGAATCCAGTGATAGGAAACACTCAAGTATTGATAAGCcagttgtttattttcatttagtCACTTTATACATTATATTTAGTTTTCAATAATGGAGGTGTGATTAGGTCACTAAATGATTTACATGTTCCTCCAAAAGTAAAAGaaagaaacacaaacacatcacaacTGTGTCAAATAAACAAGTCCTAATTTCAATAAAATGTTGTCTTCTGACTGGAGGAACAAAGCATCATGTACCTTTATTTAGACTGCAAAGCTCttgtaatgataataatatCTGTGTGTATCTGTGTGAGCCAAAATAAAACATCTGTAAATGTTTGGAAGAAGAGAACGCTGTAATCTCTGAAAGAGAAATACATCATCAGGTGTTGATGTGAgtaaatgagagagagagagagaactgtGTGTCTTTATTGTCATAGAGAAAGAGTCTGGAGTCATTGATGTGTCGACTGCAGCTGATGCACATACACAGTTTCGTTAAATCATTTTCTtccctttaaagtgtttttaggCCTGAATAAATTAAACTCCTGAAAGATTTATAGAATGCAAAcactttttcatactttttgtGGTGGAGTCAAAAATTAACAAACCTAGAAATATTAAGTTGTTGTTTAGATTGAACAGTAACACACAGATATCTGTGCAGGTGAACTGATgtgaccacacacacacacacacacagattataAATGAAGCTTTTAAACAGATGAGGGCAGACGGCTCTCTGTTTGTCAGTGTTTGTGTTGAGAGGAATAATCAGATGCTGAGAGGTCTCAGATGGAGCTTTAATGAAATGCGTGAGCACCATATGAGCACAAAAGAGCCATTCACTCAATCATTTCATTAGCATGATAGAAAAAAACAGAAGAGACGGATGAAAGTCTCCTTATATCATCCGCTCTTTAAACTCCTGCATGATGACGAGAGCAGATAATATATGATCATACTTTATATGTTATTAAATGAGCAACATTTAatcccatacagcaaaaaatatatatattttaatataatttaaatttatttcaaaatatacaaaaaaatggcCTAAACATATATGTGCTGCaatgtattgaaatatttttttaaccaatatattttttatatattttgatatatattttaaagcatttattttcacATTGCATTGGGAAAAAACTTACAAATTTACAAAAAGTATGAAAAGATTCAAATTAAATGCTTTACTACctatgtatttagcatatatttaaaacacattttgccagacaattttttttggggggggtaaTGTTATTTATACTGATTATTAGCACAGCATGTACACAAGCTGTCATTTAGTACAACAGCACAACAtagcttttatacaacagttttATACGCTTCTTTAGAAACCAAAACAAAGGTTTAAAAACAGGTCTCCTATAAAGCACATAGCACAAAATAGAGATGTTCTGCAAAGAAACATTAATTGACACTTTATTAAGAAAAATGATttgaacatttatattaattaataaacaTCACTGGAATTAACATTTACCTTAGAGATGGCTTAACATTTCTTTGAGATATTATTAACATAACTTTCTCAGAATTAAACATCACAATGTTtccaaatatttttctgatttcttgATATTAAACTTGACACTgcttgtttaaattaatgtcttGAATTTTATTTTCTATTATAGCATTTTATGTACACAAATGTGCAGCTGAACATTCTGTGTGTTATATCACATCAGAAGATGTTAATGATTGTTACTGTATGTTGATCACACAATATCAAGATGACTTTTTCAGGTGCACAACGCCACCGTGTGGCTGTACTAATCTCTAACCTAATAATACATAGACACAGGTGTAGTTGATCAGATCAAatcaagatttttattataaatattacatTCTAAACATATATCAACGATTGTGACATGAAAACAAACTCAACATATGTGCATTTTACATGACAACAGTGTGATTTAGTTGAGAAGTGAGCAGATCTTTCTGATGTTTCTTTAGATCTTTTTCTCCTGTATATAATTCTGGAAGAGGACTCCTGTAAGATTCAAAGTATCAGCTGATGACGTCTATTTAAGATTTGATCTGAAATCTTTTCTCCAGCTCCCATTGAGCAGCTGCTCGTGTGCTGTAAATGACAAAACCCCAGGACAAAATCACCACAGCCAGAAGAACCTACACAAGTCAAATATGTTATTATAACTCTTCTACTGTCGTTTCATGATGATCATTATTGTACTGAATGATTTCTGATCTAATACTCACAGCCGAGAATATTCTGTCCAAACACCGTCGACTCATGTACATCATTTTATGTCTGTTTACAATAAAGTCAAGCAGCACGTTAGCATATTTAGCTTCTGAACATGACAGGAAATACACGAGCTGTCGCCAAGACAACAACCGGAAGTGACAAAAGTTAACAACTCAAATACgacaacttttttttgaaaaatacattttgtagaaagtaaagcttaattaaatatagttttaaattttaaaatatatttattttttaccttCATATATTAGCAAATATTTCAAAACGTATTTCCAttttaattttacaacccatacagcaaaaaaattaatgttcctggccaaaattaaaaaagtttgtataaaatgtataaagtatgtataaaatataaaattattagtttttaaaaatatatttaatttaaatcttCTTAAACcaaaaaagtttttcttccaatgcgacatgaataaatgctttaatatatatttatttttaaaatattcaaaatatacaaaaaatgttataatggtataaaataatataaaatatattggtgaaataTAAAGTATACAATATTTTAGTACATATTTGTTGGTCTTTTTCTGTATATTtcgaaatatatttaaaattatttgctaGCTGTGCGCACGATATCCTGCATAAATCTGGTTATGATTTTAGCCAAAAAACTGTCTGTTCTTTATTTTACAACTAGGAAAGATTTTAAATGAACTACAACTGGCCCAAATATGAACCATCGTGTATaagattttgttgtttgaatATTTCTGTATCCTCTGTTTGTGACAGTCTACGCAGGTGCGCTACAACTCCAGACCGCGTGAGGCGCGCATGCGTGTTACTCTACCGGAAGCTGAGTCTGCTGTGGTGTTCTCTGCTTGTGTTCCTCAACAGCAGTACGATACAGCTTCATTTCTTAGATTTTTAATATCTTATTTCTTTAATTTAGTTTGAATCTTTATGACGGATACTCTTTTGTGATATAGATGTGTTTATGAGTGTGCTCGTGCGGTGGTTTACAGTGTGTTACGCGTCTGATATGTGGAGGTGATTATCAGGTGAGAATGTGTCTTATATAAACTCtctgaatgttttattttggattatatttcatatatttgtGTATCTTTTAGCTGATGAAAGGATTTATAATCGCTATTTATAAAACCCACGACAGGTTAGGCGAAATCGAAAAGATAAACAACAAAACAGGAAGGTAGCTGGTTGTTTATAGAAGGATAACTTTACACGGTATTTTCATAGTTTTTGTATTCTGTTGTGTAGTTTTGAATATATATTCTCTAGTGTTTGactgtatgtatatgtgtgtggcCCGAGGATTTCGATAATGTCACATGTTTCGATAATATTACACGATATAAACCGTTTCGATGACCTGCCctgaaaaaattaaatacatattagcatatttaaaaaatataatatggCTGTATCCGTGTACAACGGTGGTATGtgattacaaaaacaagatGCTTGATTGTCACTACCGCATCTTCATGTTTGTCTAATTAAAACACGGTAATGATATCACGGTTATTGTTGTTTTTGGTTGATAATATTCCTATATATCATCCGAATATCTGGCTGAAAGCTTGTCTTTGTGGTAAacttttagtttagttttaattaCCATATTTTTACATGTATTGTAGAATTATTAATGTAGTCAACGTCACTGGTATTGTGATATGTACATGTGTcgtttataggtacaatgaaaagcTTTCAATTACTGATGTGTACAAAATACATTATGTGCTTAAAAATTACAGAAAAGTAGAAGAATTATTTACTAGACAACAAGGAATAAAGCAAGAAGTTAGAAAGTTTAGAAAATACATTATTAGCAGTAGTATTATAAAGTGTCCAGTATTAAAATTTTTGTCATTGTTCAACATACAATGTGTAGTTTTATAAAACATATAGTTGGATATTGACACATGTTTGGTATTGTAGTACAAAATACATACAGAGAAATTATGACTGCATAATATCAAAGAAAATTTTATATGCAATAACTTCTTAAACTGCACGATATGCGATACGGTAATGttttaagtttgtaaaatctatttaaattatattagaATATTTAACACAGAAAATCACATAACTAGCATATGTTTCACACAAGAAAACAGCACTCACTTTGTCTTGGCAGGTTTTTTTGCTGTCTGCAATGAATTCATCGAcctaaaactttaaatatacaaaaccTTTTGTAAGTATTAGTTTTTGAACATATGCAGTATTCAGATGGTTTTGCAGCGCTCGCCCCTCCCCTTAGAGAAATAGAAGCattaaaaaggtaaaaaatatagttttttagtTGGTTAATTAGTTGGTTTAGTGGTGTCTTACTGGCTAAAGTCAAAAGAGCTTCATCTTTAAATCcctgtgatgttctgatgttCTACATATGaccatttttttaatgtaaatgatATTGTTGGCCTGTTGTGTTCCAAAGCAGAAATAAAAAATCTTACTGATTCAAAGAAATTAACACACAGATTATGATTAATAATGACTTATATCTATGTGTCGTAGATGATGGCGCCCACTAAGATGAAGTTACGTGAGAAAAAGCGAGTAGGTGGAGGAAAATCATCTCAGCGTTTACTGGCCAATGCTTCTCCAGACTCCAAGTGCCCCATCTGCCTGGACGGCTTCAATAACGTGGCCTCGCTGGACCGTTGCCTGCATCAGTTCTGTTTCCGCTGCATCCGCGAGTGGTCAAAGAACAAAGCCGAGTGTCCGCTCTGTAAGCAGCCCTTCCACTCCATATTTCACTCCGTCAAAGGAGAAAACGACTTTAAGGAGTTTGTGCTTCGGCCTGCCGAGAACGGAGCAGCTCCCACGGCTGATCCCTCGGAGCGCATGCTCCGCCCCCGAGTGCTTAGGGGCAGAGCGAGGCGGAGCCAGAGGCTGCAACAGCCCGCCCCTTCCCCTCCGCTAGATGATGACGTGATGTTTGGCGGTTTGTCTGACGCGCCGGGGCTGGCAGAGAACCAAGACATGCAGCGGATGGTGATGCGACTGACGGCGCGCCGCAGGGGGCGGGGCGAAGGCCGAAACCTCAGGCGTCTGCGGGACCAGGACGTGGTGGCGTTCCGACGTGCACTTTACAGGACCGGCGTGCGTGCACGCAACACGCGGGACATGGGAAGGCAAAGGGATGTTTCAGCCACGTTCCTGCGGCAGAACCCAGCGTGCTTGCACCGGCTGTTGCCGTGGCTGCAGCGTGAGCTGACGGTGTTGTACGGGTCACACGGATCTCTGGTAAACATCGTCCAACACGTCATCATGTCGCGCATCACGAACTACAACATGGAGGACTCGGCCATCCGGGATGAGCTCCGTCCATTTCTGCTAGCTCGCACTGACCACTTCCTCCATGAGCTGGTGAGTTTTGCCCGGTCGACCCTCAGCATGGAGGCGTATGACCAGCAGGCCGTCTACGACTGTCCTGCGCCCAGCTACGAGGAGGGCAGTAGCTCTGATTCCTCTGTTATCGCAATCTCTGAGGTGAGAAGCTAGCATACTGCTTAAACTATGCACGTTAAGTGTAGAATGTTAATGATATATGCATGAAATACTTGGTGACCTAATAAATATGCCAAAATTAAGCAAAAGCCCCATGAAGCAGTAATACTGATGTCCTGAGGTCACAGCTGTATGTTTCTAGAGTAATTTATGTTTTCTTGCTAGTTGAAGATTAAAATGAGCCAGTATACGAAATATAATCTCTATTGATTTGTCTTGCTTCACAGGATGATGAGAATAACAGTGAGGACAATATCACAGAAAATCCCTCTGTTGTCCTGGAGCGTCTTCCACCCGCTCCCCCAACACCCGGCACAGGAAATTTGCTGAGTGAATCTGCATGGGATGACGAGACCCCTGGTCCCTCATATTCCACTCTCCTGCCCTCTTCCAGCCAATCACAAGATGAGGGACCACAACCGAGCAGCAGCACAGCCCTGATACCAGCTGAACCTGGCAGTAGCATCAGTGTGTCAGGTAGACCCGGCGCAGATGATGATGGGGAGGAGGAAGAGTGCCTGATCGTAGGATATGTAAAGCCCATGGCTGAGCGGACACCTGAGCTGGTTCAGCTCTCCTCTGATTCGTCTGAAGAGGAGCAGGAAGCAACCACTATGGACACAAAGGCCATAGTACCAAAAGAAGAGGGATCCCAGGTGAAGTCTCACGTGGACCCGGTTAGCCCTGGCTCCTCCCCAGGCCCCGCCCCCTCATGCAGTCCCCAGCGCACACACTCGGACTCTCATGTACAGGAGTCACACAGCAGAGAAAGAATAAGGAACTGCTCCCCATCCTCTCGGGACCATCAGGCACATCGCAGACGACACGGGTCCAAGGATTGTTTACAAGCAACTAGAGACTGTTTTGATTTCAGTGATCACAAGAGGCGCAAAAGCCGATTACACCAGAACTCGGACCACACGGAGCACGCTGAGACTTGGGAAAGATCACAACTGACAGAAAGTCAAGGTGACTCGCATGCACGCTCGCCAAGTAAAACGCTTTCGCCTCGGAGCTGGTCAGGCCAGAGTCCACCCATGTCCATTTGGAGTGGGAGCGAACAGTCACCCTTCAGAAGTGACATCAGTAGTGACAAGAGTCCAGAGCGTTCTCACCACGTTAGAGAAAGATGCTCGCGAGCTAAAGAGCGAGGGAGtagaagaaaagaaaaaatgagCAGGTCACCTGACTCTGACTCTTGGATTAATTCCCATCGACCTAGCAGTCGCTCCAAAGAGTCACAATGGGCTCGTAAGCGTAGGAGACGATCCgtcagcagcagcagcagcgcaGACTCGTGCTCGGAAAGATCTCGCCTTGACAAGCCTAGCGGCAAACGCAAGTACAAAACCCGTCATCTAGAGCGAGCCGCCCAGCGCCAGCAGACCGAGGGAACGACATCCTCAGAAAAACTGCCGCGACAAGGACGCAAAGAGCGTCGGCGCAGCCGTGAACGACGCCTCAGTCGGAGCCCCAGTGTGGAGATTATCTACGAGTGTAAAGCGCCCGACTGGCATCAGCGGAAGAAACGGAGACACCGAAAGAAGAAGAGGGAGCATCGCTCACCCACGGTGATCACCATAGACAGTGACAGCGATCGCACCATTGACTGTCTGGATCGCGTTGTAGATGTTCTAGACCAAACCACTTCAGGCATCGATGATGAGCAGATGGTCGATAGAGAGCAATGTGTGATCCACCCTGCAGTTAATTCAAGTACTTTGTCTTCTTTAGACTCTCTCTTAGAATCCTCAATGAGTGACCCAGCTACAGTTTCACTAAATCTGGACGACTGCGTAGTGGACGTAGTTAAACACAGCAGTTCCAAAACTCTCGACTGCAATCGGAATATAGACACCAACATTTCGCATGCAGAGTCCGTTCCAGACCCCCTAATCCCAGTGGATTCGATGATGACAACCCAACCTTCAGACACACGACTCTTAGAGTCTATACTTCAAGATCTTGAGGATTTTTTGCCAGTAGTGGAAGAAGATGTGGTGCCAAAACCCCAAAACACTGTTAGCCCTCAACGTGACGAAACAAACCTGAAGGGAGAGTCAGAAGGATTGGAGAACAGAAACACAGACAGTGATGAACAGCAAGAGACGGAAGCTAGCTAGAACTCAACATTTCATTCAGCCagaaatgtctgtgtttgttttgataAACTCATTTAAAGACTGGAATGGATAAATGGGATTGTAGAAACATTGTTAATATTGTTAATATTTATGGTTACAGTAATCCTCAGAACTGGTGCTGACTTAATATGTGTCACTAGTCCCAAATATACAGAACATCTCCCAAAAACTGTTGTGTTAGGATGATGAACCTCATGCTACTAAACACTCACAGTAATGATGCTTTTCCATggcatagtaccccacagtttggtttgggtcgggttgggtcagcttactttttgcaggcttttccactgggtgcagtacatagtacctaatacttttttttagtaccaccttgaTCGGGGTCCCAAGCAACCTGGGCTGATACCAAAATGTGatgtgaaaacactgtagatcactgattgagAAACCCAGTGTCATccctataatgtaaaagattagctttacctttatGCTAgtttgcgctgtctcgagtaaacctgttgtcatctttgctttgctgtaagttcccaaacatccacaggttgagaatcaggaacaccataatagtttttttccagacttgcagtttttGGTGGCACATTTGCGACACGCacgtccgcatatatgcttaaatgcaacttaaatgaggctcagagGAGTGCGTCAACtgactgtcatgtgagacagaggtattgataaacgtgatgtgcaaacatctatttgtggtggtcaattttaattttttggcagactgagaaataaataaatgtatggggatgtacaacaacgctctcacttgatgttacagcagtaggcagcgcaaatataatgacacgccTCCCACTCTAAAGTGTTTCTAAACTCGCTGGAAAAGCTAACTAAGCCAAAgggaggtgagctgacccgacctgagcCAAACTGTGGAGAACTATGGACCACAGCAGTGCCTATTTGAATTATTAGCAGCCCAACACTGAAGAGCCGAGTGCTATAATCCGTTTCACTATTTCTGATTCTCTCATAGTTCATCTTCatgttactgtgggttcacaccagccgcgtttgagtttgccgcttgaacattttgagtttacttgcttcattcgcacgtgaaattctagtcatcgagacaatcacgtggaaatttgcgtcatgggatgGCCTTCCATAGGTTTCtgtgactccgctcgcttcctgtaatcacgtcactactagagcaagctccgcgtcgcgtttttccgccaaagttaaaatttttcaactcgcgcatttgccgcggcaacgctcaattgcCGCAAACTAGATGctcgaatgaggcggaatcgcgtgTACCACGCCGCGCTCAATGCCTCGTTCGTGCTGAGAGACCTCCAGACGTGTGTCAActcgtctttacattgacttaacattgaaatcactcgcgcttgacgcctctaccgcggctggtctgaacgcagcattagtaaGATTTTCCCTGGGACCCACCTGATCTTCTTAAAGAGAAAAGTGTCTGTCAAACTCAGGGAACAGGTGAAGTTCACCTTCATGTCTCtgttactgtgtgtgtgtgcgcgtgcgtgcgtgcgtgcatgtgtaAAAGACAAATATCACTTGTCACTGTACACACAAAGCCTTATTGACTATATAATGTCAGCAATCGATCAATAAAATCCTGGAACACTGACAGATCTAAACAGATTTATCTTattattaaaggcggggtgaaaaacactttggaaaaggga contains:
- the toporsb gene encoding uncharacterized protein toporsb, which codes for MMAPTKMKLREKKRVGGGKSSQRLLANASPDSKCPICLDGFNNVASLDRCLHQFCFRCIREWSKNKAECPLCKQPFHSIFHSVKGENDFKEFVLRPAENGAAPTADPSERMLRPRVLRGRARRSQRLQQPAPSPPLDDDVMFGGLSDAPGLAENQDMQRMVMRLTARRRGRGEGRNLRRLRDQDVVAFRRALYRTGVRARNTRDMGRQRDVSATFLRQNPACLHRLLPWLQRELTVLYGSHGSLVNIVQHVIMSRITNYNMEDSAIRDELRPFLLARTDHFLHELVSFARSTLSMEAYDQQAVYDCPAPSYEEGSSSDSSVIAISEDDENNSEDNITENPSVVLERLPPAPPTPGTGNLLSESAWDDETPGPSYSTLLPSSSQSQDEGPQPSSSTALIPAEPGSSISVSGRPGADDDGEEEECLIVGYVKPMAERTPELVQLSSDSSEEEQEATTMDTKAIVPKEEGSQVKSHVDPVSPGSSPGPAPSCSPQRTHSDSHVQESHSRERIRNCSPSSRDHQAHRRRHGSKDCLQATRDCFDFSDHKRRKSRLHQNSDHTEHAETWERSQLTESQGDSHARSPSKTLSPRSWSGQSPPMSIWSGSEQSPFRSDISSDKSPERSHHVRERCSRAKERGSRRKEKMSRSPDSDSWINSHRPSSRSKESQWARKRRRRSVSSSSSADSCSERSRLDKPSGKRKYKTRHLERAAQRQQTEGTTSSEKLPRQGRKERRRSRERRLSRSPSVEIIYECKAPDWHQRKKRRHRKKKREHRSPTVITIDSDSDRTIDCLDRVVDVLDQTTSGIDDEQMVDREQCVIHPAVNSSTLSSLDSLLESSMSDPATVSLNLDDCVVDVVKHSSSKTLDCNRNIDTNISHAESVPDPLIPVDSMMTTQPSDTRLLESILQDLEDFLPVVEEDVVPKPQNTVSPQRDETNLKGESEGLENRNTDSDEQQETEAS